The window ATTTATCCGAGAAAATATCGGTGCCTGCGCACAAATTATTACCTATAATTTTAGAATTAGAGCTTTTGGGAAAAGTAAAATCGTTTTCCGGGAGACAATTTATAGTAATATAAGAATTAACGATTTCTTAATATTTCATTATTTTATATCTAACATTTAATTTTTAATAAAATTTAGTTTAAAATTATCAATTTAATAATATTTTGATTCATTATTATTGAATTTTCAGCAAACATCAAATATGCTATTGTGAATCTTGAAAAAAAAATTAAATTTGTTGGCATAATATTCAACCCTACCTAATATGGAACAATATAATATTGACCAGAAAATTCAGGAATTTATTGCTAAAATTGAGGCAAAAAATCCTAACGAACCGGAATTTTTACAGGCAGTAAAAGAAGTTGCTGTAACTGTAATTCCGTTTATCTTGACCAGAAAAGAATATACCGGAATGAAGCTTCTAGAGAGAATGGCTGAAGCGGAAAGAATTATTATTTTCAGAGTTCCATGGGTTGATGATAAAGGTGAAATTCAAGTAAACAGAGGTTTCAGAATTCAAATGAACTCTGCAATCGGGCCTTACAAAGGAGGAATCCGTTTCCACCCTACGGTAAACCTTTCTGTACTTAAATTCTTAGCCTTTGAGCAGGTATTTAAAAACTCTTTAACAACTCTTCCAATGGGAGGTGGTAAAGGAGGTTCTGATTTTGACCCACAAGGAAAAACTGATATGGAAGTAATGCGTTTTTGCCAGGCTTTCATGACAGAATTATGCAAACATATTGGTCCTGAAACCGACGTTCCTGCTGGAGATATCGGTGTTGGAGCAAGAGAAATCGGATATTTATTCGGGCAGTACAAGAAAGTAAGAAACGAGTTTACAGGAGTTCTTACCGGAAAAGGTCTTGCTTATGGAGGTTCATTAATCCGTCCTGAAGCGACTGGTTACGGTGTTGTTTACTTCGCTGAACAAATGCTTAAGACTATCGGACAAACTTTTAAAGATAAAACAGTAAGTGTCTCAGGTTTCGGAAACGTAGCTTGGGGAGTTATCAAAAAAGTAAACGAATTGGGAGGAAAAGTAATTACACTTTCTGGACCAGACGGTTACATTTACGATAAAGACGGAATCGACGGTGATAAAATCGATTATCTTTTAGAGCTTAGAGCTTCTGGAAATAACAGAGCTGAAGATTACGCTAAAAAATATCCTTCTGCAGTATTCTACGCTGGAAAACGTCCTTGGGAAGTTAAATGTGACGTGGCAATTCCTTCTGCAACTCAGAACGAATTACACCTTGAAGATGCTAAAATGTTAGTAGAAAACGGTTGCGTTTGTGTAACTGAAGCTGCTAATATGCCTTCAACTTTAGATGCTATTAATTATTTCCTTGAAAACAAAGTATTGTTCTCTCCAGGAAAAGCTTCTAATGCAGGTGGTGTAGCTACTTCAGGATTAGAAATGACTCAAAACTCTATCAGACTAAACTGGACTTCTGAGGAAGTTGATGCAAGATTGAAAGAGATTATGATCGGAATCCATAAAGCTTGTAGAGACTACGGTAAAGAGGAAGATGGTTATGTGAACTACGTAAAAGGCGCTAACATCGCTGGATTCGTAAAAGTAGCTGAAGCAATGCTTGCTCAAGGAGTAGTATAAAAATATAAAGGTTGGGAAGTTTTCCCGACCTTTTTTCTTACAACCTGTCCCGGGATTATAAATGGGAACAAAGTAATAGTGAAAGAGGAAAGCGTTGAATGTCCAGTTCAGCGCTTTTTTTTATTTTTATGAAAATATTTCCTATGAAAAATACATTCACAGATTTTAATGAATATTTTCTTCTCTTTCCTGAAGAGGTACAATTGAAAATGGAGATTTTAAGAAGAGTAATACACTCCCAAAATTCTGATTTGAAAGAATATATGGGTTATCAAATGCCTGCTTTTAAATATAAAGAAAAACCTTTGGTTTATTTTGCAGCTTATAAAAAACACATCGGCTTTTATCCGCTTCCCAAAGCAATTACCCATTTTGAAAATGATTTTATTGAAAGAAAATATAAGTTTTCGAAAGGCGCGGTGCAATTTCCGTTGAAAGAAGACCTGCCTTTAGATTTAATCGAAAAAATGGTACAATTTAGAATCTCTGAAATAAATAAAGGTTGAGTTAAGAGAGGTTAGGCTCCATAGGAGCCGTATCTGTGTAGAAATAATATTTGTATAAATGGCGCAGTCCGTAGGACTGCTATCTTACAAACACCAAACATCGAACTATAAACTTATTTGTTCAAATTCTTCATCATACTTTCTACAAACTCAAATGCAGCCGGACAAATCACTGTATTTTTTATCATTAAATCATTGATTTGATAAATCTTTTTCCGGTCTGTATGAGGATATTCTCTACATGCTTTTGGGCGGACTTCGTAAATAGAACAGGTATTATCACCATTCAAAAAATAACAAGGAAGATTCTGCAGAACTTTGTCATTATCTTCATCTACACGCAGAAATTTAGCTTCAAAATCTGCCTGTTTCATGCGTAGGTGTTTTGAAATTCTTTCTATATCTTTTTCAGTATAAAGCGGTCCGGTGGTTTTACAGCAATTGGCACACTGAAGACAATCTACTCTCTCAAATACTTCTTCGTGGATTTCCTGAACGATATAATCGAGGTTTTTGGGCGGTTTTTTCTTTAAACCATCCAAAAACTTTTTATGTTCTTTCTGCTTTTGTAAAGCCTGAGTTTTGTAAAAATCTAAATTCAATTCTAATTTTTTAATATGCCGAAAAGCAGACTGCAAAGATAAAATATTGTTTTTATGAAACTTATCAATTTTATTATCTTCAATAAGATTTAGAATTAAACTAAATTTGATGTATTATTTTTAGTTTAAAATTTAATGATAATCAAATGAAAAATTTAGAATCAAGAGAAGATATAGAATTATTGGTGAACAGTTTTTACGACAAAGTTGTACAGGACGAAACGATTGGTTTTTTCTTCAAAGACGTTGTAAATGTTGATTTTAAAAAGCATTTACCCAAAATGTACTCATTTTGGGAAAGTATTCTTTTCGGGCAAATGAGCTACAAAGGAAATCCGATGGCGGTACATTTTCCAATCAACCAATTAGAAGCGATGGAGAAAAGACATTTTGAAAAATGGCTTGAATTGTGGAAACAAACTATTGAAGAGAATTTTACCGGTGAAAACGCTTCTATGGCCATCACAAAATCTGAAAATATCGCCAACTTAATGGCTTATAAAATGGAAATGGCGAGAAAACTTTAGAGTTTCTGGATTCGAGTTTTCTGTTTCGAGTTAGAAATTACGGGACTATGACGGTAAAAATATAGGCTGCTAAATTGACTAATAAAACAGTTCCGTATAAAACATTGGTTTTTCCTCTACTCAGTGAAAGCATCACGATAAAAACAGATAAAGTAAGAAGTATAATATCTTTCTTATCAAGACCTAAAACCAAAGGAATATCGTACATGATACTTACTGCAGAAATCGCAGGAATACTCAAACCAATACTCGCTAATGCAGAACCCAAGGCTAAATTTAAACTCGACTGGAACTGGTTATTTCTCGCGGCACGAATAGCCGCTAAACCTTCCGGAAGAAGCACAACACCCGCAATAATAACCCCTACTAAAGATTTTGGAGCGCCCATACTTTGCACCATATCTTCGATTGTTTTAGAAAGACCTTTCGCCATCAAAACAACGACAATTAGACATACAACCAACAAGAAAAAGCTGACAACAGTCTGCGTTTTATTCGGTATAAAATGTTCTTCTGCATTACCATCAGCCGGTACAAAGTAACTTCTGTGTCTCACGGTTTGCACCATTAAAAAGACTCCGTAAATTACAAGACAGGCGATAGAAACAAAAATTAACTGTGCGGTATTATAGTAAGGTCCGTTGACGCTGGAAGTAAAATTGGGAAGAACCAAAGTAATCACCAAAATAGAAACAATACTTACGAGATACGTTGTGGCAGAAGTTCTGGCAAAAAACTGTTCAAAATACTTTACACCACCCACCAAAACACAGATACCAATAATTCCGTTCAGGATAATCATAACGGCTGCAAAAACCGTGTCTCTGGCTAAAGTAATGGCTTGCTCACCCCCTGCAACCATCAACGAAATAATAAGCGCCACTTCAATA is drawn from Chryseobacterium muglaense and contains these coding sequences:
- the gdhA gene encoding NADP-specific glutamate dehydrogenase; the encoded protein is MEQYNIDQKIQEFIAKIEAKNPNEPEFLQAVKEVAVTVIPFILTRKEYTGMKLLERMAEAERIIIFRVPWVDDKGEIQVNRGFRIQMNSAIGPYKGGIRFHPTVNLSVLKFLAFEQVFKNSLTTLPMGGGKGGSDFDPQGKTDMEVMRFCQAFMTELCKHIGPETDVPAGDIGVGAREIGYLFGQYKKVRNEFTGVLTGKGLAYGGSLIRPEATGYGVVYFAEQMLKTIGQTFKDKTVSVSGFGNVAWGVIKKVNELGGKVITLSGPDGYIYDKDGIDGDKIDYLLELRASGNNRAEDYAKKYPSAVFYAGKRPWEVKCDVAIPSATQNELHLEDAKMLVENGCVCVTEAANMPSTLDAINYFLENKVLFSPGKASNAGGVATSGLEMTQNSIRLNWTSEEVDARLKEIMIGIHKACRDYGKEEDGYVNYVKGANIAGFVKVAEAMLAQGVV
- a CDS encoding iron chaperone, whose product is MKNTFTDFNEYFLLFPEEVQLKMEILRRVIHSQNSDLKEYMGYQMPAFKYKEKPLVYFAAYKKHIGFYPLPKAITHFENDFIERKYKFSKGAVQFPLKEDLPLDLIEKMVQFRISEINKG
- a CDS encoding YkgJ family cysteine cluster protein yields the protein MNLDFYKTQALQKQKEHKKFLDGLKKKPPKNLDYIVQEIHEEVFERVDCLQCANCCKTTGPLYTEKDIERISKHLRMKQADFEAKFLRVDEDNDKVLQNLPCYFLNGDNTCSIYEVRPKACREYPHTDRKKIYQINDLMIKNTVICPAAFEFVESMMKNLNK
- a CDS encoding group III truncated hemoglobin, whose protein sequence is MKNLESREDIELLVNSFYDKVVQDETIGFFFKDVVNVDFKKHLPKMYSFWESILFGQMSYKGNPMAVHFPINQLEAMEKRHFEKWLELWKQTIEENFTGENASMAITKSENIANLMAYKMEMARKL
- a CDS encoding calcium:proton antiporter, which translates into the protein MKPKEFLQYTYIFPVLAVIYYFAGFMGQGIISDIIAGILLTGSVLSAVHHAEVVAHKVGEPYGTIILALCITIIEVALIISLMVAGGEQAITLARDTVFAAVMIILNGIIGICVLVGGVKYFEQFFARTSATTYLVSIVSILVITLVLPNFTSSVNGPYYNTAQLIFVSIACLVIYGVFLMVQTVRHRSYFVPADGNAEEHFIPNKTQTVVSFFLLVVCLIVVVLMAKGLSKTIEDMVQSMGAPKSLVGVIIAGVVLLPEGLAAIRAARNNQFQSSLNLALGSALASIGLSIPAISAVSIMYDIPLVLGLDKKDIILLTLSVFIVMLSLSRGKTNVLYGTVLLVNLAAYIFTVIVP